A window of Streptomyces armeniacus contains these coding sequences:
- a CDS encoding acyltransferase family protein, translating to MPGTSGKAKKPDKTDTAGRDPFFDNAKYLAIVLVACAHSWEPFRNDSRAATALYMFVYTFHMPAFIVISGYFSRGFDLSPRRLHRLVTGILVPYVLFEFAYAFFRRWADDDPTYPVNLVDPYFLNWFLVALFVWRLTTPIWRTLRWPVPIAVGIALLSAVTPDVDSNLDLQRVLQFLPFFVLGLVLNPEHFALLRRRAVRLAALPVGATALVFAYWAAPRLNYQWFYRRDSGQDLGVQAWAGGAMSVGLFACSMLLTACFLAWVPRRRMWFTALGAGTLYGYLLHGFLVKGSVWWGWYDTDWPHADWPHTPLGMVAVTLVAGVVITLLCTEPVRRVFRFAVEPRMDWLFRPDPVAQARRRVQGDVQGDGDRDSGQSRSSPVA from the coding sequence ATGCCGGGCACGTCCGGCAAGGCGAAGAAGCCGGACAAGACGGATACGGCGGGTCGCGACCCGTTCTTCGACAACGCCAAGTACCTCGCCATCGTCCTCGTCGCGTGCGCCCACTCCTGGGAGCCGTTCCGGAACGACAGCCGCGCGGCGACGGCGCTCTACATGTTCGTCTACACCTTCCACATGCCCGCGTTCATCGTGATCTCCGGGTACTTCTCGCGCGGCTTCGACCTCAGCCCGCGCAGGCTGCACCGGCTGGTCACGGGCATCCTGGTGCCGTACGTCCTCTTCGAGTTCGCGTACGCCTTCTTCCGCCGCTGGGCCGACGACGACCCGACGTACCCGGTCAACCTGGTGGATCCGTACTTCCTGAACTGGTTCCTGGTCGCCCTCTTCGTGTGGCGGCTCACCACCCCGATCTGGCGGACGCTGCGCTGGCCGGTGCCGATCGCCGTCGGCATCGCCCTGCTGAGCGCGGTGACCCCGGACGTCGACTCGAACCTGGACCTGCAGCGGGTGCTCCAGTTCCTGCCCTTCTTCGTGCTCGGACTCGTCCTGAACCCCGAGCACTTCGCGCTCCTGCGGCGCCGCGCGGTACGGCTGGCGGCGCTGCCGGTGGGCGCCACCGCGCTCGTCTTCGCGTACTGGGCGGCGCCCCGGCTGAACTACCAGTGGTTCTACCGCCGCGACAGCGGCCAGGACCTGGGAGTCCAGGCCTGGGCCGGCGGCGCCATGAGCGTCGGCCTGTTCGCCTGCTCGATGCTGCTGACGGCGTGCTTCCTGGCGTGGGTGCCGCGGCGCCGCATGTGGTTCACGGCACTGGGGGCGGGCACGCTGTACGGCTACCTGCTGCACGGCTTCCTGGTGAAGGGCTCCGTGTGGTGGGGCTGGTACGACACGGACTGGCCGCACGCGGACTGGCCCCACACGCCGCTCGGCATGGTCGCCGTCACCCTGGTCGCGGGAGTCGTGATCACGCTGCTCTGCACGGAGCCCGTACGCCGGGTGTTCCGCTTCGCGGTGGAGCCGCGGATGGACTGGCTGTTCCGGCCGGACCCGGTGGCCCAGGCCCGGCGGCGCGTCCAGGGTGACGTCCAGGGCGACGGCGATCGGGACAGCGGTCAGTCGCGGTCCTCACCGGTGGCATAG
- a CDS encoding CDP-glycerol glycerophosphotransferase family protein produces MKFLPEADDEERAALLAGARDLLGGGARAGVLRKLPPLERVKWHLAAEGRAGELVGVVRFERENPAAFHVRGLRRARIELPCLDTGSLPEEVTRLRAGELPVRAKLTGMTWEDGKLVVRGYAYLVNVPAATRSRVPRLAWLRRRGSKRRVPLGLRTVRDPRATADSKQALHCYDWSGFEIAVDPAKFRTGGGWSPGEWVLTVAVPGPGGAHRGGVLKTQIGTSGHSQVRFPEDGVRLVAGFDEDRLRFTVDRVPAEVTGHARADDDLELAVRVRDAVWAASGPVRLRVVRAGSDEPVDYELVDREPSDRSAEKADDGWRHCAARVPVPELYVAATETEKTADFHASFLFDDGSTRRATVGADFAAGCHLLPGGREIAVTTDGPGLLKLHDRMRQPVLDRLEWTDEGELLLEGAYSGPAENTDLILRHGERFEERALPLTFADGRFTARVRPEETESYGERLPLRKGRWYFSFRARGARSHKTDAPVKIRADLVDRLPLEHTGTHRTYTLERRFFDRVFLASGPVLTDGERGAYRQRLLREDFTAECKTRPLRDAVFYNSFGGKQFSDSPRAVYEELMRRGLDVEHLWSVSDQQVALPPGARPVEWHSAEWYEALARSRYVVTNVGIGDWFERREGQRVVQTWHGTPLKKIGADLLGTPKANRAYIASLPHRSRQWDFLVSPNAFTTPIMRNAFCCETEILESGYPRNDIFHAPDRDKTAARVRETLGIPSGRKVVLYAPTWRDDQRYGGQRFKLDLHVDLAAAERALGADHVFLFRKHPKVLDSIPGAGQGFVWDVSAYPDIAELYLIADVLITDYSSAFFDFAHSGRPMLFFTYDLEHYRDTLRGFYFDFAARAPGPLVKTSEELVRALRELDTVRAEYGDRYAEFVRDFCEPADGLATRRVVDRMLEVDR; encoded by the coding sequence ATGAAGTTCCTCCCCGAAGCGGACGACGAGGAGCGCGCCGCGCTCCTCGCGGGGGCACGGGACCTGCTCGGCGGCGGGGCGCGAGCGGGCGTCCTGCGGAAGCTGCCGCCGCTGGAGCGCGTGAAGTGGCATCTGGCGGCAGAGGGACGCGCCGGTGAACTCGTCGGCGTGGTGCGGTTCGAGCGGGAGAACCCGGCGGCGTTCCACGTACGGGGCCTGCGCCGGGCCCGTATCGAGCTGCCGTGCCTGGACACCGGTTCGCTGCCGGAGGAGGTGACGCGGCTGCGCGCGGGCGAGCTGCCCGTACGCGCCAAGCTCACCGGCATGACGTGGGAGGACGGCAAGCTCGTCGTACGCGGCTACGCGTACCTCGTCAACGTCCCCGCCGCCACCCGCTCCCGCGTCCCCCGGCTCGCCTGGCTGCGCCGGCGTGGCAGCAAGCGGCGGGTGCCGCTCGGTCTGCGCACCGTACGGGACCCGCGGGCCACGGCCGACTCGAAGCAGGCGCTGCACTGCTACGACTGGTCGGGGTTCGAGATCGCCGTCGACCCCGCCAAGTTCCGTACGGGCGGCGGCTGGTCGCCGGGGGAGTGGGTCCTGACCGTCGCCGTGCCGGGGCCGGGCGGCGCGCACCGCGGCGGCGTCCTGAAGACGCAGATCGGCACCAGCGGGCACTCGCAGGTGCGGTTCCCGGAGGACGGCGTACGGCTCGTCGCGGGCTTCGACGAGGACCGGCTGCGGTTCACCGTGGACCGGGTGCCGGCCGAAGTCACCGGGCACGCGCGGGCGGACGACGACCTGGAGCTGGCCGTACGCGTACGGGACGCGGTGTGGGCCGCGTCCGGGCCGGTACGGCTGCGGGTCGTACGGGCCGGTTCGGACGAGCCCGTGGACTACGAGCTGGTGGATCGCGAGCCGTCGGACCGGTCCGCGGAGAAGGCGGACGACGGCTGGCGGCACTGCGCGGCCCGGGTGCCGGTGCCGGAGCTGTACGTCGCGGCCACCGAGACCGAGAAGACCGCCGACTTCCACGCGAGCTTCCTCTTCGACGACGGCAGCACCCGCCGCGCCACCGTCGGCGCGGACTTCGCCGCGGGCTGCCACCTGCTGCCCGGGGGCCGCGAGATCGCCGTGACCACCGACGGGCCCGGCCTGCTCAAGCTGCACGACCGCATGCGGCAGCCGGTGCTCGACCGGCTGGAGTGGACGGACGAGGGCGAACTCCTCCTGGAGGGCGCCTACTCCGGGCCCGCCGAGAACACGGACCTGATCCTCCGGCACGGCGAGCGCTTCGAGGAGCGGGCACTGCCGCTCACGTTCGCCGACGGCCGGTTCACCGCACGCGTACGGCCGGAGGAGACCGAGTCGTACGGCGAACGGCTCCCGCTGCGCAAGGGCCGCTGGTACTTCTCGTTCCGCGCGCGCGGTGCACGGAGTCACAAGACGGACGCGCCGGTGAAGATCCGCGCCGATCTCGTGGACCGGCTGCCGCTGGAGCACACGGGCACGCACCGCACGTACACCCTCGAACGGCGCTTCTTCGACCGCGTGTTCCTCGCCTCCGGCCCGGTGCTCACGGACGGCGAGCGCGGCGCTTACCGGCAGCGGCTGCTGCGCGAGGACTTCACCGCCGAGTGCAAGACGCGGCCCCTGCGCGACGCCGTCTTCTACAACAGCTTCGGCGGCAAGCAGTTCTCGGACTCGCCCCGCGCCGTGTACGAGGAGCTGATGCGGCGCGGCCTGGACGTCGAGCACCTGTGGTCCGTCTCGGACCAGCAGGTGGCGCTGCCTCCCGGGGCGCGGCCCGTGGAGTGGCACAGCGCGGAGTGGTACGAGGCGCTGGCCCGCAGCCGTTACGTCGTCACCAACGTCGGCATCGGCGACTGGTTCGAACGGCGCGAAGGGCAGCGCGTCGTACAGACCTGGCACGGCACCCCGCTGAAGAAGATCGGCGCCGACCTGCTGGGCACGCCCAAGGCCAACCGCGCGTACATCGCGAGCCTGCCGCACCGCTCCCGGCAGTGGGACTTCCTCGTCTCCCCGAACGCGTTCACGACACCCATCATGCGGAACGCCTTCTGCTGCGAGACCGAGATCCTGGAGTCCGGCTATCCGCGGAACGACATCTTCCATGCCCCGGACCGGGACAAGACCGCCGCGCGCGTACGCGAGACCCTCGGCATCCCGAGTGGCCGGAAGGTGGTGCTGTACGCGCCGACCTGGCGGGACGACCAGCGGTACGGCGGGCAGCGGTTCAAGCTCGACCTGCACGTCGACCTCGCTGCGGCGGAACGCGCGCTCGGCGCCGACCACGTGTTCCTCTTCCGCAAGCACCCGAAGGTGCTCGACAGCATCCCCGGCGCCGGACAGGGCTTCGTCTGGGACGTGTCGGCGTATCCGGACATCGCGGAGCTGTACCTCATCGCGGACGTGCTGATCACCGACTATTCCTCGGCGTTCTTCGACTTCGCGCACTCCGGCCGCCCGATGCTGTTCTTCACCTACGACCTCGAGCACTACCGCGACACCCTCCGCGGCTTCTACTTCGACTTCGCCGCCCGCGCGCCCGGCCCGCTCGTCAAGACGTCGGAGGAGCTCGTACGGGCCCTGCGCGAGCTCGACACGGTCCGCGCCGAGTACGGTGACCGGTACGCGGAGTTCGTACGGGACTTCTGCGAGCCCGCGGACGGACTGGCCACCCGGCGGGTCGTCGACAGGATGCTGGAGGTAGACCGCTGA